A single Lycorma delicatula isolate Av1 chromosome 12, ASM4794821v1, whole genome shotgun sequence DNA region contains:
- the LOC142332881 gene encoding protein takeout-like, with protein MMSIRVNAYFFNVLLYIFYCLIENNAAPADSNKISNCLAKDASINECVKKAGEALLKKANKEHKNLGIPLMDPWTIPKMTLHNGNGAVSLNLEIIDGKHTGFSKSQITQVNAHPEKYEFEVTLLVPNYEITGQYNVSGKIIMLPIAGTGPCHIRFNDISGTWKFKGEPFAKNNKKYAKLTDFKVTLSTKKMQVKLDNLFNGNKQLGDTMNSFLNENWEEVFQILKPSMEANYARLLMESGNKALSRVEYKTLFPDVD; from the exons ATGATGTCTATACGAGTTaacgcatatttttttaatgttttattatatatattttattgtttaattgaaaACAATGCTGCACCAGCag attccaACAAAATATCAAACTGCCTTGCTAAAGATGCATCTATTAATGAATGTGTTAAGAAAGCCGGTGAAGCATTATTAAAGAAAGCAAATAAag aacataaaaatCTTGGGATACCATTAATGGATCCATGGACAATACCAAAAATGACTTTACATAATGGTAATGGCGCAGTAAGTTTAAATCTGGAAATTATAGATGGTAAACATACTGGATTTTCAAAATCACAAATTACACAAGTCAA tgctcACCCAGAAAAATACGAATTTGAAGTGACCCTTTTGGTACCGAATTATGAAATTACTGGACAGTACAATGTATCTGGGAAAATTATTATGTTACCAATAGCTGGTACTGGACCATGTCATATAAGATTca atgacatATCTGGTACATGGAAGTTTAAGGGTGAACCATTtgcaaagaacaataaaaaatatgctaaattaACTGACTTCAAAGTAACACTTTCTACTAAAAAAATGCAAGTAAAATTAGATAATCTCTTCAATGGAAATAAACAATTgg gTGACACaatgaattcatttttgaatgaaaattggGAAGAGGTATTTCAAATATTGAAACCAAGTATGGAAGCAAATTATGCCCGACTTTTAATGGAATCAGGAAATAAAGCATTAAGTAGAGTAGAATACAAAACTCTTTTCCCAGATGTGGATTAA